One genomic window of Pseudopipra pipra isolate bDixPip1 chromosome 17, bDixPip1.hap1, whole genome shotgun sequence includes the following:
- the MYLK2 gene encoding myosin light chain kinase 2, skeletal/cardiac muscle isoform X2 has product MEQGGGVDGADTGGGAGGTAPPEAEGSTAPTAPQAAQPQGGTVLAATAAQDGGMDDPGQEKAAGEAGGGKPEPEQGTALSAPEPRDGREAVPGEEASTVQHNGEQAASVGEKVLAATEAQGVGKEEKDEPGKTKTPNVEEPKGGKAAPIEGNTPAAAKAQDRGKGEKDEPGKKKAPAAGELKGEKAPAAAKEKDGEKDEPKEEKAPALGEPEGGQAAPMEAKGPAVTDAQDGEKDKLRKEQAPGGLGPEAGGKAEPTEKKVPAAANSEGGKAKSTEETALAAAQTQDGGKGELANEETTVVAKEKVPATAKSSDGGKQAAKAEQAPADNKAPKEKITASVKEKSPASAKAQCGENKVIKAEKAPAVKKTPDGGKEEPVKDKATAPTKDKAPAPEKEKAPDAAMAQDGEKAAAKTEKNSAAKMAQGGGKKEPAKEKAPAAAKVQDGGKKTAKIEKNTTASKAEDEGKDPAKEKVPVAAKAQDGGKKAAEVEAPAAAAEAGDGAEEPTESAAMVTVKAQGEGHEEPKVPEPPRPALLQSLSCPAACHREEQPWAEVAEMETIPEETTAVEPKEGLTEPGPAPPAMGDLQPHGTPQERTLPSATGQPPGPAGVVEQPGPEGQPPSTEAKPPPSPYLTPDFGKEDPFEILDDVPPPPAPFEHRTVTLHSGSVSSQFSLNSKDILGGGKFGEVHTCTEKETGLKLAAKVIRKQGPKDKEMVLLEIDVMNQLNHHNLIQLYDAIETPREIILFMEFVEGGELFERIIDDDYHLTEVDCMVFVRQICEGIRFMHHMHVLHLDLKPENILCVSATGHMVKIIDFGLARRYNPNEKLKVNFGTPEFLSPEVVNYEQVSYTTDMWSMGVITYMLLSGLSPFLGDDDTETLNNVLAANWYFDEETFESVSNEAKDFVSNLIIKDKSARMSADQCLQHPWLKNLAEKAKRCNRRLKSQVLLKKYVMRRRWKKNFIGVCAANRFRKITSSGSLTALGV; this is encoded by the exons ATGGAGCAGGGCGGTGGGGTGGATGGTGCCGACACCGGGGGGGGGGCTGGTGGCACGGCCCCCCCTGAAGCagagggcagcacagcccccaccgccccccaggctgcccagccCCAAGGGGGGACAGTGCTGGCTGCCACTGCGGCGCAGGACGGAGGGATGGATGACCCTGGACaggagaaggcagcaggagaggctggaggagggaaaCCAGAACCTGAGCAGGGGACAGCCCTGTCTGCTCCAGAGCCTCGGGATGGACGGGAAGCAGTGCCAGGAGAGGAGGCTTCGACTGTGCAGCACAATGGAGAACAGGCAGCATCCGTGGGGGAGAAGGTCCTGGCTGCCACTGAGGCCCAGGGAgtagggaaggaggagaaggatgaGCCTGGGAAGACAAAAACTCCAAATGTAGAAGAACCTAAAGGAGGGAAGGCAGCACCCATAGAGGGGAacactccagctgctgccaaggCTCAGGACAGGGGGAAGGGTGAGAAGgatgagcctgggaagaagaaagctccagctgcaggggagctcaaaggagaaaaagctccagctgctgccaaggagaaggatggagagaaggATGAGCCCAAGGAGGAGAAGGCTCCAGCTCTGGGAGAGCctgaaggagggcaggcagCACCCATGGAGGCAAAGGGCCCAGCTGTAACTGATGCTCAGGATGGAGAAAAGGACAAGCTCAGGAAAGAGCAAGCCCCTGGAGGCTTAGGGCCTGAGGCTGGTGGGAAAGCAGAGCCCACAGAGAAGAAGGTTCCAGCTGCAGCAAACTCTGAAGGAGGGAAGGCAAAATCCACAGAGGagacagccttggctgcagcTCAGACTCAGGATGGAGGCAAAGGAGAGCTTGCAAATGAGGAAACCACAGTGGTTGCAAAGGAGAAGGTCCCAGCCACTGCTAAATCTTCGGATGGAGGGAAGCAAGCTGCAAAGGCAGAGCAAGCCCCAGCTGATAACAAGGCTCCAAAGGAGAAAATTACAGCATCTGTGAAAGAGAAGTCTCCAGCTTCTGCAAAGGCTCAGTGTGGGGAGAATAAAGtgataaaagcagaaaaagcccCAGCAGTAAAAAAGACTCCAGATGGAGGCAAAGAAGAGCCTGTGAAGGACAAGGCTACGGCTCCCACAAAGGACAAGGCTCCAGCTCCTGAGAAGGAGAAAG CCCCAGATGCTGCCATGGCTCAGGATggagagaaggcagcagcaaagacagaaaaaaattcagctgcaaaaatGGCTCAAGGTGGAGGTAAAAAAGAGCCCGCAAAGGAGAAAGCCCCGGCAGCAGCGAAGGTGCAGGACGGAGGGAAGAAAACTGCAAAGatagaaaaaaacacaactgcATCAAAGGCTGAGGATGAAGGGAAAGATCCTGCAAAGGAGAAGGTCCCAGTGGCTGCAAAGGCTCAGGATGGAGGGAAGAAAGCTGCTGAGGTGGAggcccctgcagctgcagcagaggctggagatgGGGCTGAGGAGCCCACAGAGTCAGCAGCCATGGTTACTGTGAAGGCTCAGGGTGAAGGGCATGAAGAACCAAAGGTCCCTGAGCCCCCACGCCCGgctctgctgcagagcctgaGCTGCCCGGCCGCTTGCCACAG ggaggagcagccctgggcagaggTGGCGGAGATGGAGACGATTCCAGAGGAAACCACGGCGGTGGAGCCAAAAGAGGGTCTGACAGAGCCTGGCCCTGCCCCGCCAGCCATGGGGGACCTGCAGCCCCATGGCACCCCCCAGGAGAGGACATTGCCCAGTGCCACAGGGCAGCCGCCGGGTCCCGCTGGGGTTGTGGAGCAACCTGGACCTGAAGGGCAACCACCCTCGACAGAGGCAAagccaccccccagcccctACCTCACCCCTGATTTTGGGAAGGAAGACCCTTTTGAAATACTGG ACGATGTCCCTCCGCCACCAGCGCCCTTCGAGCATCGCACTGTCACCCTGCACTCTGGCAGCGTCAGCTCCCAGTTCAGCCTCAACTCCAAGGACATCCTGGGCGG gggcAAGTTCGGTGAAGTCCACACGTGCACGGAGAAGGAGACGGGGCTCAAGTTGGCAGCCAAAGTGATCCGGAAGCAGGGACCCAAGGACAAG GAGATGGTGCTGCTGGAGATCGATGTGATGAACCAGCTGAACCACCACAACCTCATCCAGCTCTACGACGCCATCGAGACACCCCGGGAGATCATCCTCTTCATGGAATT CGTGGAGGGTGGTGAGCTCTTTGAGCGGATCATCGACGACGACTACCACCTGACAGAGGTGGACTGCATGGTGTTCGTCCGGCAGATCTGCGAGGGCATCCGCTTCATGCACCACATGCATGTCCTCCACCTCGACCTCaag CCTGAGAACATCCTCTGTGTCTCTGCCACCGGACACATGGTGAAGATCATCGACTTTGGGCTGGCTCGAAG GTACAACCCCAATGAGAAACTGAAGGTGAACTTTGGCACTCCTGAATTCCTCTCCCCTGAGGTGGTCAACTACGAGCAGGTCTCCTACACCACAGACATGTGGAGCATGGGGGTCATCACCTACATGCT gCTCAGTGGCCTCTCCCCCTTCTTGGGTGATGACGACACCGAAACTCTCAACAACGTCCTGGCTGCCAACTGGTACTTCGACGAGGAGACTTTTGAGAGCGTCTCCAATGAGGCCAAGGATTTCGTCTCAAACCTCATCATCAAGGATAAAAG TGCCCGGATGAGCGCTGACCAGTGCCTGCAGCATCCCTGGCTCAAAAATCTGGCAGAAAAGGCCAAACGCTGCAACCGGCGCCTCAAATCCCAGGTGCTGCTCAAGAAATACGTCATGCGACGGCGCTGGAAG AAAAACTTCATCGGGGTGTGTGCTGCCAACCGCTTCAGGAAGATCACCAGCTCAGGGTCCCTGACGGCGCTGGGTGTCTGA
- the MYLK2 gene encoding myosin light chain kinase 2, skeletal/cardiac muscle isoform X1, translating to MEQGGGVDGADTGGGAGGTAPPEAEGSTAPTAPQAAQPQGGTVLAATAAQDGGMDDPGQEKAAGEAGGGKPEPEQGTALSAPEPRDGREAVPGEEASTVQHNGEQAASVGEKVLAATEAQGVGKEEKDEPGKTKTPNVEEPKGGKAAPIEGNTPAAAKAQDRGKGEKDEPGKKKAPAAGELKGEKAPAAAKEKDGEKDEPKEEKAPALGEPEGGQAAPMEAKGPAVTDAQDGEKDKLRKEQAPGGLGPEAGGKAEPTEKKVPAAANSEGGKAKSTEETALAAAQTQDGGKGELANEETTVVAKEKVPATAKSSDGGKQAAKAEQAPADNKAPKEKITASVKEKSPASAKAQCGENKVIKAEKAPAVKKTPDGGKEEPVKDKATAPTKDKAPAPEKEKAPAPEEKAPAPVKEEPPDAAMAQDGEKAAAKTEKNSAAKMAQGGGKKEPAKEKAPAAAKVQDGGKKTAKIEKNTTASKAEDEGKDPAKEKVPVAAKAQDGGKKAAEVEAPAAAAEAGDGAEEPTESAAMVTVKAQGEGHEEPKVPEPPRPALLQSLSCPAACHREEQPWAEVAEMETIPEETTAVEPKEGLTEPGPAPPAMGDLQPHGTPQERTLPSATGQPPGPAGVVEQPGPEGQPPSTEAKPPPSPYLTPDFGKEDPFEILDDVPPPPAPFEHRTVTLHSGSVSSQFSLNSKDILGGGKFGEVHTCTEKETGLKLAAKVIRKQGPKDKEMVLLEIDVMNQLNHHNLIQLYDAIETPREIILFMEFVEGGELFERIIDDDYHLTEVDCMVFVRQICEGIRFMHHMHVLHLDLKPENILCVSATGHMVKIIDFGLARRYNPNEKLKVNFGTPEFLSPEVVNYEQVSYTTDMWSMGVITYMLLSGLSPFLGDDDTETLNNVLAANWYFDEETFESVSNEAKDFVSNLIIKDKSARMSADQCLQHPWLKNLAEKAKRCNRRLKSQVLLKKYVMRRRWKKNFIGVCAANRFRKITSSGSLTALGV from the exons ATGGAGCAGGGCGGTGGGGTGGATGGTGCCGACACCGGGGGGGGGGCTGGTGGCACGGCCCCCCCTGAAGCagagggcagcacagcccccaccgccccccaggctgcccagccCCAAGGGGGGACAGTGCTGGCTGCCACTGCGGCGCAGGACGGAGGGATGGATGACCCTGGACaggagaaggcagcaggagaggctggaggagggaaaCCAGAACCTGAGCAGGGGACAGCCCTGTCTGCTCCAGAGCCTCGGGATGGACGGGAAGCAGTGCCAGGAGAGGAGGCTTCGACTGTGCAGCACAATGGAGAACAGGCAGCATCCGTGGGGGAGAAGGTCCTGGCTGCCACTGAGGCCCAGGGAgtagggaaggaggagaaggatgaGCCTGGGAAGACAAAAACTCCAAATGTAGAAGAACCTAAAGGAGGGAAGGCAGCACCCATAGAGGGGAacactccagctgctgccaaggCTCAGGACAGGGGGAAGGGTGAGAAGgatgagcctgggaagaagaaagctccagctgcaggggagctcaaaggagaaaaagctccagctgctgccaaggagaaggatggagagaaggATGAGCCCAAGGAGGAGAAGGCTCCAGCTCTGGGAGAGCctgaaggagggcaggcagCACCCATGGAGGCAAAGGGCCCAGCTGTAACTGATGCTCAGGATGGAGAAAAGGACAAGCTCAGGAAAGAGCAAGCCCCTGGAGGCTTAGGGCCTGAGGCTGGTGGGAAAGCAGAGCCCACAGAGAAGAAGGTTCCAGCTGCAGCAAACTCTGAAGGAGGGAAGGCAAAATCCACAGAGGagacagccttggctgcagcTCAGACTCAGGATGGAGGCAAAGGAGAGCTTGCAAATGAGGAAACCACAGTGGTTGCAAAGGAGAAGGTCCCAGCCACTGCTAAATCTTCGGATGGAGGGAAGCAAGCTGCAAAGGCAGAGCAAGCCCCAGCTGATAACAAGGCTCCAAAGGAGAAAATTACAGCATCTGTGAAAGAGAAGTCTCCAGCTTCTGCAAAGGCTCAGTGTGGGGAGAATAAAGtgataaaagcagaaaaagcccCAGCAGTAAAAAAGACTCCAGATGGAGGCAAAGAAGAGCCTGTGAAGGACAAGGCTACGGCTCCCACAAAGGACAAGGCTCCAGCTCCTGAGAAGGAGAAAGCTCCAGCTCCTGAGGAGAAAGCCCCAGCTCCAGTGAAGGAGGAACCCCCAGATGCTGCCATGGCTCAGGATggagagaaggcagcagcaaagacagaaaaaaattcagctgcaaaaatGGCTCAAGGTGGAGGTAAAAAAGAGCCCGCAAAGGAGAAAGCCCCGGCAGCAGCGAAGGTGCAGGACGGAGGGAAGAAAACTGCAAAGatagaaaaaaacacaactgcATCAAAGGCTGAGGATGAAGGGAAAGATCCTGCAAAGGAGAAGGTCCCAGTGGCTGCAAAGGCTCAGGATGGAGGGAAGAAAGCTGCTGAGGTGGAggcccctgcagctgcagcagaggctggagatgGGGCTGAGGAGCCCACAGAGTCAGCAGCCATGGTTACTGTGAAGGCTCAGGGTGAAGGGCATGAAGAACCAAAGGTCCCTGAGCCCCCACGCCCGgctctgctgcagagcctgaGCTGCCCGGCCGCTTGCCACAG ggaggagcagccctgggcagaggTGGCGGAGATGGAGACGATTCCAGAGGAAACCACGGCGGTGGAGCCAAAAGAGGGTCTGACAGAGCCTGGCCCTGCCCCGCCAGCCATGGGGGACCTGCAGCCCCATGGCACCCCCCAGGAGAGGACATTGCCCAGTGCCACAGGGCAGCCGCCGGGTCCCGCTGGGGTTGTGGAGCAACCTGGACCTGAAGGGCAACCACCCTCGACAGAGGCAAagccaccccccagcccctACCTCACCCCTGATTTTGGGAAGGAAGACCCTTTTGAAATACTGG ACGATGTCCCTCCGCCACCAGCGCCCTTCGAGCATCGCACTGTCACCCTGCACTCTGGCAGCGTCAGCTCCCAGTTCAGCCTCAACTCCAAGGACATCCTGGGCGG gggcAAGTTCGGTGAAGTCCACACGTGCACGGAGAAGGAGACGGGGCTCAAGTTGGCAGCCAAAGTGATCCGGAAGCAGGGACCCAAGGACAAG GAGATGGTGCTGCTGGAGATCGATGTGATGAACCAGCTGAACCACCACAACCTCATCCAGCTCTACGACGCCATCGAGACACCCCGGGAGATCATCCTCTTCATGGAATT CGTGGAGGGTGGTGAGCTCTTTGAGCGGATCATCGACGACGACTACCACCTGACAGAGGTGGACTGCATGGTGTTCGTCCGGCAGATCTGCGAGGGCATCCGCTTCATGCACCACATGCATGTCCTCCACCTCGACCTCaag CCTGAGAACATCCTCTGTGTCTCTGCCACCGGACACATGGTGAAGATCATCGACTTTGGGCTGGCTCGAAG GTACAACCCCAATGAGAAACTGAAGGTGAACTTTGGCACTCCTGAATTCCTCTCCCCTGAGGTGGTCAACTACGAGCAGGTCTCCTACACCACAGACATGTGGAGCATGGGGGTCATCACCTACATGCT gCTCAGTGGCCTCTCCCCCTTCTTGGGTGATGACGACACCGAAACTCTCAACAACGTCCTGGCTGCCAACTGGTACTTCGACGAGGAGACTTTTGAGAGCGTCTCCAATGAGGCCAAGGATTTCGTCTCAAACCTCATCATCAAGGATAAAAG TGCCCGGATGAGCGCTGACCAGTGCCTGCAGCATCCCTGGCTCAAAAATCTGGCAGAAAAGGCCAAACGCTGCAACCGGCGCCTCAAATCCCAGGTGCTGCTCAAGAAATACGTCATGCGACGGCGCTGGAAG AAAAACTTCATCGGGGTGTGTGCTGCCAACCGCTTCAGGAAGATCACCAGCTCAGGGTCCCTGACGGCGCTGGGTGTCTGA